Part of the Henckelia pumila isolate YLH828 chromosome 2, ASM3356847v2, whole genome shotgun sequence genome is shown below.
atatatatatatatatatatatatatatatatatatatatatatatatatatatatcttcttACTCCACACGTATGACAATTGGACCACccttgaattaaataaattcattgaAAAcgcaaataatttatttatttcaaaaaggCACGaactaattaaaataatataagacAGAATCAGAATCATATTTTGGTTGTCCAATCAAATACTATTATgtttcctttttttaaaaaataaaataatataaaataaatcgaCCTATAAGAAAGATTAAACGAACAAAAAATAACAACCAATTCGGTGATTTATTGAGCATTCCTCGATCTTCTCCGACCCTCCCGCCAAGTATTTTGGAAAAGAAGAATAATAATACAACAAATAGTGAGAGGACTAGTATATTTCTTGTGAAacgattttcatgtatatatatatgtgagatGAATCGACTTGGTTCATATTTagagtgaaaaataatatttttaatatgaagtaatacttttttttttcggaTCGAACGAGAGAtctgtctcaaaaattgatCACTCGTGAGATCTTCATCTCATAGGATTTTTTTTGTGACAaatagttattttttaaaaaaaatacacatattaattactaaaaaataattaatacacGAAATTTATTTTCCACACATCTTGATATCTTATCAGTGCACAAAatcattaaatatatttattttcaaaaaaagttatcatgtaattttaataaataaatagttcATCCGCGGTgggtaaataatatatatatagagtttttttcaagtacccacctatcatgcccactaccatgcccattaatgatgtgacactattctattggatgtgataaattgttggtccaatagaatagtgccacatcattggtgggcatggtagtgaGCATGATAGGTGGACACttgaaagatatatatatatatatatatttgtaattGTTTTACTCCTCTCACTTTCAAGCTTTAATGAATCTGTAATCTTTCCTGGACCACTCTATTTTATTCTCCAATTTCCAATGTAATTTTATATTTGTCAAATTGTGACCCCATTTTTAAAATATGACGAGTAAgatcatataaaatattttctagataaaattgacaattctaaaaatattacaaatggcaattatataaattaattaaacatttGAAGGCGATTTAACTTGTAGCCTAATGACATAGGGACAACTAATTGACCATGCCTAGTTGTTATTATATTACAATTAATGAGAAAAAAGTACTATTAGATTTGGTAGTTGGTACGTCCTTATAACTTGGAAAGGGATAACTATTAcattcttttttcttttaatttaatttagcaaaaaataataatttaatatctagttaatttattaaatttttttttttgaaaaaaaaaacacgtgGTTTACAGGTTGTCTCGGGAATTAGTCAAATACAAAAGTattcatatttaaattattccATTTATACGTAGAAATCAAAATCTACGCATGTtgtgcatttttttaaaaaaaataataatacctCTCgttatatatttgtataattgaaAAACGATAATGCTACATAGATTATTTTTATAGAAAGAGTAGGTCTCTCGTGACTCGTGAGACGATctagtagatttttatcattgAGATGAGTCGATTTACTTAATGtattctatgaaaataatgtttttcatgattCAAGTCGAATATCTATATCACAAAATTAATCAGTTTTTTATGAGTTTTgtgataataaataaattttttcgaATGGATGGGGAGGAAAGGAGAAAAAATTTGGAAAACATAATGTTGTCCACAAAGAAGCACGAGCCTTATCCTCTGTATAAGAATAAGATATATCGCACTAAGCAAGAATTTATTGAACTTTTGGAGACATGCAATCGATTTGAAGATATGTGGGGCTTCAATTGTGACATATAAATGTCACTTTTTCGACTATAAATGTTCTCTTGATAAGATAATGTTTACATCACACACTTTACAATATTAATCATAATCTCAAAGTACCAACGTCAAATCGCAAGTGATCTCAAATgctgaatttttcaaaatagaattttaaataaattataaatatatattataatattatttcatataaaaaatattgtaaatatatGAAATATGTGCTACAACGTATATATTAGTGATAATTGTTTGCCCATGTTGGATAGAAGTGTAATGTAATGAAGAAGCtaataaaaaaactctaaaacaAGATCAATAGGCTAGCTAATAtattattctttttttaaaaaaatcgagcAAATTTACCCTATTTGTGGATATGCCCAATTTTTAAGAACATGGGGTTTTgaatgtaattaattaatattatacaCAAGAGTTTtcgtatttttttaaattttttttacaggGATTACTGGTGCAATTTGCCAACttacttaattaattttatagtaCAACTCTTTACTAATTTCATTAAAATCTTGACATTTATTTCCTTGGACAACAACACAACACATATGGGGCACAATAAATTGTACATGCAAGACTTAAAAATGGATATAGGTGTTTAGGTTTTGTGGTCTTGAATGCAATTCTTGTATGCGCGCGaacacacatatacatataatatgtatatatacaaataatgattaattatttaatggattaatttatttaaaagacATTGACATAAATGTGTGCATCTAATATAATTGTACATCAATATCTGTGTAGTGTTTAATTTTctgcaaaagaaaaaaaagtaaaaaaaagaaAGGGGGATGGGGTATGTGAAAGCTATATATGATCCTAAATGGTAAAATTGAATTCCCACTTTCCCATTGTCATATCAAGCTGTTGTACTATCCTATCATTATTGCCATTGATAGGTGTATATGCATTGCATGTAAATAATTTATCATAATCAATACATACATATGCCActcattaataatattttacttttttcTAAAAGTTTTCGAGATCAtactaaaattaaatacttcaaaataattatttacgagttttttttttataagaaatgtaaatcaaaattttcgGTAGAAtaaattttgtgatttttttaaaaaaagtatatGGTCTTTTATAGtttttatttacatttttatgatttaaggttacattATTGTTTTGTGAAGCAAATCATGATACTAAGTTGCTCTCTGTCATTTATTTATTGCGATATGGTAGTGAATAGAGATAAAAGAAATCAagtaaattatttgaaaataataataagttcACGATTAAATGGATTTCCACATGTGTGCATTCATGTCTCCATGATCTATTCTTCATATTACACGCCAATAATAATGGGTGataatattttatgaatatTAAGCATTTAAAATTCAACCCGtcacaaaaaaattaagaaaatttaaattctaTGATCGAAATTGGActcataaattaataatttgttTGAGAACAATGATGACACGATGCTTTCTAAGATATAAATCGAGTAGGTTTTTCTTGTGACAGTCTGACATGtatttttacattaaaaaaaatatttttttatgagttgAGTCGAAAATTAATACGTGATATAGTCTTACACGAGTGTTCGTGATGTAAATCAGGGCATAATGTACAAATTAATCACAGATTTtaaagttttatttaattttttcaaaaaaaaaatataataaccaATACGAAATTCGCATACTAAAACAATTATTATCCCAATTCAAAGTTGGATTTGAGATGATCACCATCTCTAATATAAAAAGATTCACGATCCCGATTATTCTTCGTAATTATAACAAGAAAATTAATTCCTTTACTATTTTACCatgaaaattcagatttaaatgTAAAAATTATTACAAAATATACATATCAAAATAATCTCGTTTCTCTCTCTATTACGAATATGGTTGTTGGGATGAATACAGACACAACCACTTCACAGCCTGTGTTGAATCTCTCCACGCCCATGCCTACTCTAATATACTCTATTATTATCGTAAATATTTCCCATTATTACTAAATAATTATAGGATAATCTTTAAACCACCAATAATTACGCAGAAAAATATAGAATCTCATTGATCATCGTAGCCTTAAAAAGGTAATCTTTGCCCAATTATGCTCTTGCATGCTATATTTACTGCCCTCTATTCTCGGCCAAAAGTCAAACCCCCTTTTGTTTTCCTAAAAAACGATTATTGGGCCGCTTCTATTTTAGATAAATAATCTCTTGCAAATCTTGATTTATGTTCGGATTGTGAAAGATtggttctttttttaaaaaaaaaatttaaattttcttgcAGTGCTTATATTTTTAACAGCTTGTTGGTTGCTCAAGTGGGGGAGGAGTCTTGGACTTTGTGTGGAAATTGACTTTGGATGGTGTTGCCTTCTGAGGGTACAAAAAGGGAGTGAGCTTTTGCAAAAAAAAGAGCAGCAAATTTGCAGAAGACACGAGCCTATACATACATACGGTGTCTGTATCTATATCCACCTGTATGCACATACATACGCACTGTATAGGCATCTGTAATCGCCTGTTGCTATTCTGGGCTGCGCCGCTCGTGCACCGCCGATATTCCCGATATCCCATCTTCTGTGATTCGCAGATCTCGTGACCCATTAATGAAAGAAGATCGAGATTTGGTTGATTGTTTATGATTCTTATTTGAACCAAAGATCGGATTTTGTACCTTTGCTTCGGGCTTGCTCTTGAAGAAGGTACATTATATTATGATGATTTCAAGTTTCAACTACTTGAGGGCTTTGGGTTACTGGATTTACAATTGGAGTTACTTGGATTATTTTTGTGATTTTCTTGTGTTCTGGGATCGTAAATTGGCTTGATTTGTCTGTTGGTGTCTTTGTTTAATACTTTTGTGGTGTGTGGTGTTAGTATATCAGCATGATTAGATTTCTTTTGGAGGAGTGCAAAAGTTTGTTAACTTTCTGGTGTTTCGGTTCGTGTAAAAAGCTTGATTGTGTGAATTTTTATCTGAAACAGGTACTGGTATTAGATATATACTGTTTTGATGTGGGATTCTGATTCAAGAAATGCCGAGTGTTGTTGAAGGAGAAGAGGTTTTCTTTGATACCAAGGATCGATTGGCATCCGACGAGTTTTTCACTGTGCAAGAAGATTCTGTTTGTAGCCATATGGAGTATGGTGTTTGGGTGAACAAGCCACTTAGTGTCAAGGAAAGAAGGGAAAATTTTTTGAGCAAATTCTTTGAGGATTCAACTTATGGTGGGTTTGAAAGAGTGGAAATGGAAAGGGCTGCGGAATCTAGTGCATCATCTAGTGCCAGTATGGATGAAACTTTTCTATGTGAAAGACGGCAATCTAACAGCGAAGCACGTAGTTCGGGTGATTATTCGGATCAGGATTGGTTGGATGACATATGCATCAATCGGGAGCCAGAGATCGATGGAAGTCTTGAAACTGGTCGTGTCTCGGTAGGCGAAAGCCTCGACGCGGACAAGAAAAACAAGAACTTGATACGATGGTGGAAACACTTGGTGGAGAAGATGAGAAGGCAGAGATCCCATATTCCGACTTCCAGCATGGGGAAGATGGCTCGAGTTAGGACAGAACAGAATAGGAAGAAGTGTGTGGAATGTTCCGCGGTCTATACCGGACAACAGATCAATGCTCACAATGGCCTTATTTGGACTATGAAGTTTAGCTCCGACGGCAAATTTCTTGCTAGTGGTGGTGAAGATGGGGTCATCTGCATATGGCGTGTGAGCGCGGTGGATTCCTCTTGCAAGACTGTGAACTGCGATTTTGGCCGCCAAGGATCGATGGATAGGTCCTGTCATCAAAGAAAAACAGTGTGCCACACTCATGTCATCCCTGAAAAGATTTTCCATATCGAGGAAGAGCCATTGCAGAAGTTGAAGGGGCATTCGGGCGAAATTTTGGATCTTGCATGGTCCCCTTCTAATGTTAGTCAAGTTACCTCAACTTGAGCAGTAGCTTTCCCATTTAACCTTATATGTCTGAATTCTGAAGTAGTTTTTTTTTGCTGTAGCATCTTCTATCAGCATCAACAGACAAAACCGTGCGTTTGTGGAAAGTAGGATCGGACGAATGTCTTGGAGTTTTCCATCACTGCAACTATGGTTAGCATAAAAAAACTTACCATTGATTCTTTGGCATTTGTAAATGTTGTGTTGTTGACTaaataaaaaagaaactaaACTTACCTCGGTTTTCTGGCGGGTTCAGTAACGTGTGTGCAATTCAATCCTGTGGACGAGAGTTGCTTCATCAGTGGCTCCATTGATGGTAAAGTTCGAATTTGGGGAGTCCACAAGAAGAGAGTAGAGGACTGGGCGAACATTCGAGATTTAGTGACAGCAGTATGCTACCAGCCAAATGGAAAAGTATGATTCACAACGAtatttttattgagttgaaattGATTCTACCAACTACGAAGTTTCTTAACATCTTTCCCATTTCAAATATTCGCAGGGTTTTGTCGTGGGTTCTGTTTCCGGCACCTGTCGTTTCTTTGAAAGATCAGGTGCACATTTCTTCCCTGTTAATAGAACTTTGTATGATGTCAGTATATGCTCAAACGAGAAGATTTTAAACCCAATTTTTTCATTATACAGAAGGCGAACTGCTGTTAAAAGCAACGATTAACTTTCGGGGAAAAAAGTCATCCGGCAACAAAATTACTGGCATTCAGGTATATCATATTCCCAAACTGCTGAAACTGTAGTTGTCAAACGTGGATGAAGTCTTAAACAGATTTTTTTCTCTTCCAGTTTCTCAAGGACAACACGCAAAGGGTGATGATAACGTCTGAGGATTCAAAAATCCGAGTACTTGATGGGCTGGAGGTTGTCCGCAAATACA
Proteins encoded:
- the LOC140880641 gene encoding uncharacterized protein — encoded protein: MPSVVEGEEVFFDTKDRLASDEFFTVQEDSVCSHMEYGVWVNKPLSVKERRENFLSKFFEDSTYGGFERVEMERAAESSASSSASMDETFLCERRQSNSEARSSGDYSDQDWLDDICINREPEIDGSLETGRVSVGESLDADKKNKNLIRWWKHLVEKMRRQRSHIPTSSMGKMARVRTEQNRKKCVECSAVYTGQQINAHNGLIWTMKFSSDGKFLASGGEDGVICIWRVSAVDSSCKTVNCDFGRQGSMDRSCHQRKTVCHTHVIPEKIFHIEEEPLQKLKGHSGEILDLAWSPSNHLLSASTDKTVRLWKVGSDECLGVFHHCNYVTCVQFNPVDESCFISGSIDGKVRIWGVHKKRVEDWANIRDLVTAVCYQPNGKGFVVGSVSGTCRFFERSEGELLLKATINFRGKKSSGNKITGIQFLKDNTQRVMITSEDSKIRVLDGLEVVRKYRGLAKSGCQMSASFTSNGRHIVSVGDDSRVYLWNYDDPCIQKNKHTKSIRSCEHLFIEGVSVAIPWTDLDVNCNMFPSNNCLEASSRSWDFERFSLANWFSMDSSSRGSVTWPEEKLPLWDSPSSENDCHPCKECGDHFHQKQQHSINSRIVSATWGLVFVTAGWDGTIRTFHNYGLPVQN